In Sparus aurata chromosome 2, fSpaAur1.1, whole genome shotgun sequence, a single genomic region encodes these proteins:
- the LOC115575947 gene encoding oocyte zinc finger protein XlCOF6-like produces the protein MEARFGSEVATVVEVAIQATVSVFRDAWTKEAPNTEWDEAKVGEIQEIEKCLVGQIHKVFTEFSSELFEENEALRAKVEQLEDVLQRKAGQLEQELEARVGQLVREMEQLENELKSIREGSKPGPDPTHILLQDGAVIGSPELSASTDQAAAKESTSDPPPISPGSTEAAPSSTAASVTIPKPSTAPMMFVGRVSSAPTELLDGGSQVFAQAPTPPTAVSDPTGATQLVLKPAASPGFTPQDAPSPDSSTASGVDSTQEKKSVEEGPPGKSKRIRRPTSKLKEVYTDNSTEENQIKSGGAQRRRIKKKESETVNRFSCEHCAASFPLKAELKKHTKLHQMPFPCEQCGRSFLEKKSLENHVLRHETRKTPLPFPCPRCKRSYRKEESLQNHLKRHQRSKPPKPFACDQCGRTFRIQQSLENHLLRHEKWKQMIKCEHCDRTFRTSVLLKCHMSVHSEERPFSCAICGKEFKSKDTLRFHQMVHTNTKKYKCTMCDETFKYAHSLTVHKRKHTGVTPFICTVCNRSYRTGTALKRHSVVHTGEKPFTCHICGARFSLNNNLKRHIRIHTGEKPFTCQECGKSFSDNTKLKSHMLIHGARKPFMCDLCGKTFLFNCRLLIHQRYVHSNRGEETDDTHRFLQTRRRNKSLVKPFSCKICLKGFSTAGSLKLHEKGHSEHKEFNCPICAKSFHNKYSFAYHQRSHAGEKPCVCEVCGKRFFHTGSLKQHERIHTGEKPYKCDQCGKAFRTDGNYYRHLRIHTGEKPFECMYCQRKFHQSNQLKSHMQIHTGQKLYACPQCGRGFSDSRQLKKHSCDGS, from the exons ATGGAGGCGAGGTTCGGCAGCGAGGTGGCGACAGTCGTTGAAGTCGCCATTCAGGCGACCGTGTCTGTTTTCAGGGATGCCTGGACGAAAGAGGCGCCAAACACGGAGTGGGACGAGGCGAAGGTGGGCGAAATCCAGGAGATAGAGAAGTGTCTGGTGGGCCAGATCCACAAAGTGTTCACGGAGTTCTCCTCCGAGCTGTTCGAGGAGAACGAGGCTCTGCGGGCCAAagtggagcagctggaggatgTGCTGCAGAGGAAAGCCGggcagctggagcaggagctggAGGCCAGAGTGGGTCAGCTGGTCCGGGAGATGGAGCAGCTGGAGAACGAGCTGAAGAGCATCCGTGAAGGCAGCAAGCCAGGGCCCGACCCGACCCACATCCTGCTGCAGGACGGAGCTGTTATAG GATCACCGGAGTTATCTGCCTCCACCGATCAAGCTGCTGCGAAGGAATCCACCTCGGACCCTCCTCCGATTTCACCAGGCAGCACAGAAGCAGCTCCCAGCTCCACAGCTGCATCTGTGACCATCCCCAAACCTTCGACAGCCCCGATGATGTTTGTTGGCAGAGTCAGCTCTGCTCCTACCGAGTTGTTGGACGGTGGCAGCCAAGTGTTCGCCCAGGCCCCCACGCCACCGACAGCTGTGTCTGATCCAACTGGAGCAACACAGCTCGTCCTCAAACCAGCTGCCTCACCGGGGTTCACGCCTCAAGATGCCCCCAGTCCAGACTCCAGCACCGCCAGTGGTGTCGACTCGACACAGGAAAAG AAATCTGTGGAAGAGGGACCTCCAGGGAAGTCAAAGAGGATCAGGAGACCAACTTCTAAACTTAAAGAAG TTTACACTGACAACAGCACCGAGGAGAACCAAATCAAGTCCGGTGGGGCGCAGAGAAGAAGGATTAAAAAGAAAGAGTCAGAGACAGTGAACCGCTTCTCCTGTGAGCACTGTGCCGCCAGTTTTCCTTTGAAAGCTGAACTGAAGAAACACACGAAGCTCCACCAGATGCCTTTCCCCTGTGAGCAGTGTGGCAGAAGTTTCCTCGAAAAGAAGTCTCTGGAGAATCACGTTTTACGCCACGAGACGCGTAAAACTCCGCTGCCCTTCCCCTGTCCTCGGTGTAAGAGATCGTACAGAAAAGAGGAGTCGCTGCAGAATCACCTCAAGCGTCACCAGAGGTCGAAACCACCGAAGCCATTCGCCTGCGATCAGTGTGGGAGAACATTCAGAATTCAGCAGTCTCTGGAAAACCACCTCTTGCGCCATGAGAAGTGGAAGCAAATGATCAAGTGTGAGCATTGTGACCGGACTTTCAGGACGTCGGTGCTGCTGAAATGTCACATGTCCGTGCACTCTGAAGAAAGGCCGTTCAGCTGTGCGATATGTGGGAAGGAGTTCAAGAGTAAAGACACACTTCGCTTTCACCAGATGGTCCACACGAAcaccaaaaaatacaaatgcacgATGTGCGACGAGACTTTCAAATACGCCCACTCCCTGACTGTCCATAAGAGGAAACACACCGGCGTCACTCCGTTCATCTGCACCGTGTGCAACAGGTCATACAGGACCGGCACCGCTCTGAAAAGACACAGCGTCGTCCACAccggagagaaaccgttcaccTGTCACATCTGTGGAGCGAGGTTCAGCCTGAACAACAACCTCAAGAGACATATccgcattcacacaggagagaagccGTTCACCTGCCAGGAGTGCGGCAAGAGCTTCTCAGACAACACCAAGCTCAAGTCCCACATGCTCATCCACGGTGCCAGAAAACCTTTCATGTGCGACCTGTGCGGGAAGACTTTCCTCTTCAACTGCAGGCTGCTGATACATCAGCGGTACGTGCATTCGAACAGGGGCGAGGAAACGGACGACACGCACAGATTTTTACAGACTAGAAGGCGAAACAAGTCTTTGGTGAAACCGTTCAGCTGCAAAATCTGCCTGAAAGGTTTCAGCACCGCAGGTTCTCTCAAGCTTCATGAAAAAGGCCACAGTGAGCACAAGGAGTTCAACTGCCCCATTTGTGCGAAGTCTTTCCACAACAAATACTCGTTCGCTTATCACCAGAGGAGCCACGCCGGGGAGAAGCCCTGCGTCTGCGAGGTGTGTGGGAAGAGGTTTTTCCATACTGGCAGTCTGAAGCAGCACGAGCGGATTCACACCGGGGAAAAACCGTACAAGTGTGACCAGTGCGGCAAGGCCTTCAGAACAGACGGGAACTACTACAGACACCTGCGGATCCACACGGGAGAGAAACCGTTTGAATGTATGTACTGTCAAAGGAAGTTCCACCAATCAAATCAGCTCAAGTCCCACATGCAGATCCACACGGGGCAGAAGCTCTACGCGTGTCCGCAGTGTGGTCGAGGATTCTCCGACTCGAGGCAGCTCAAGAAGCACAGCTGTGACGGCTCGTAG